The following proteins come from a genomic window of Anabrus simplex isolate iqAnaSimp1 chromosome 7, ASM4041472v1, whole genome shotgun sequence:
- the LOC137501537 gene encoding pro-resilin-like — MAHEAMLPPQQQLIARHMWPTCLVVIALTCYSVNAEGGYGRGPAGGGPGVGAVLGAAGNGGGGRGGGGGGGGNGGDGGGPPRPYSFKYDVKDAPSGNDFGHEEKSDGSRVDGKYYVQLPDGRRQTVTYTADDASGYVADVQYQGEASYPSGGGGGGGGGGFAAPAGGNGGARKPANEYLPPAGK, encoded by the exons ATGTGGCCCACTTGCCTTGTGGTCATTGCACTGACCTGCTACTCCGTCAACGCCGAGGGAGGTTACGGTCGAGGACCAGCTGGAGGCGGTCCTGGGGTTGGAGCTGTTCTCGGAGCAGCCGGCAATGGTGGTGGtggccgtggtggtggtggtggtggcggcggtaaCGGTGGAGATGGAGGTGGCCCA CCTCGGCCATACAGTTTCAAATACGACGTCAAGGACGCGCCGAGCGGCAACGATTTCGGCCACGAGGAGAAGAGCGACGGATCCAGAGTTGATGGCAAATATTACGTGCAGTTACCTGACGGTCGGAGGCAGACCGTCACTTACACAGCTGACGACGCTAGCGGCTATGTAGCCGACGTCCAGTACCAAGGTGAAGCCTCCTATCCCAGTggaggcggcggcggtggtggtggcggtggatTCGCTGCCCCGGCTGGAGGAAATGGAGGAGCCAGGAAACCTGCCAATGAGTACCTGCCACCCGCTGGTAAATGA